In Clostridia bacterium, the genomic stretch TCTATAAGCGTATCGCAATATTTTAAAAGCTCCAAAACGCTTTCGTCGTTCTTTGAAAGCTTCATCAGCTCCTCGAACGTGTACCCGCTGTAAACCGCAAGCTCAAGTCCGTCCGCCTTTATTCTTTTTGCAAGAACCGCAAGCGGCGAAGCCTGACAGAAGGGTTCGCCACCTGAAAAAGTTACGCCTTTTATTAACGGATGTTTCTTTATTATCTTATAAACGTCGTCTACGCTCGCAGGCGTACCGCCCTCAAAATCGTGGGTAGTCGGGTTGTGGCAGCCTTTGCAGTGATGAGGACATCCCTGCACAAAGACGGCCACCCTCAGTCCCGGACCATCGGTTATCGAATCGCCTACGATACCCGCCATGCGGATCATTTCGTCGTTATTGTCCATTTTATGCTCCCGTATGCTTTACCCTGTCGCGTTCTTCCGCCGCTTTTGCGTCGTTAAAGCGCTCAAGCGTTCCCACGAGATATCCCGTTATTCTGCGTATGCGCTCAAATTCCGGAAGAACGTCGTTTTCGTGGCGGCCGCATCCGGGGCACTCGTCGCCTATTACTCCCGTATAGCCGCAAACGGGGTCGCGGTCAACGGGATGATTTATCGAACCGTAGCCCACGCCTGCGTCGTGCATCGCGCGCACTATGCTCTCAAACGCCTCGATATTGGACGCCGTGTCTCCGTCAAGCTCAACGTAAGTTATATGACCGGCGTTGGTAAGCGCGTGATAAGGAGCCTCTATCTGTATTTTATCAAACGCGCTTATATTATAGTAGACCGGCACGTGGAAGCTGTTGGTGTAATATTCGCGGTCGGTAACGCCCGGAATTATGCCGAATTTCTTTTTATCTATGCGAACGAAACGCCCCGAAAGGCCTTCGGCGGGAGTTGCAAGCAGGCTGAAGTTAAGACCCATCTCCTTGCTCTTTTCATCGAGATAGTGGCGCATAAAGCCGACTATCTCAAGTCCCAGGTTGCGGCTTTCTATAGATTCGCCGTGATGCTTGCCCGTCAATGCCACAAGCGTTTCGGCAAGACCTATGAAGCCTATCGACAGAGTGCCGTGCTTTAATATCTCGCCCACGTAATCTTTTCTTCCGAGCTTGTCGGAATCGATCCATATGCCCTGTCCCATCAGGAAGGGATAATTCCTCACACGCTTTTTCGACTGTATTTCAAAACGGTCGAGAAGCTGCTGGGAAACGAGATCCATCTTTCTTTCAAGCTCCTCAAAGAAGAAGTCGATATTTTTATTGGCGCGTATAGCTATACGCGGAAGGTTTATCGAAGTGAAGCTCAGGTTCCCGCGTCCGAACGATATCTCGCGCTCGGGATCGTATACGTTGCCCATAACTCTCGTGCGGCAGCCCATGTACGATATCTCCGTCTCCGGACGCCCCTCCTTATAATACTGCTTGTTGAACGGCGCGTCGATAAACGAGAAGTTCGGGAAAAGGCGCTTCGCGCTGACTCTGCACGCGAGCTGGAAAAGGTCGTAATTCGGCTCGCCCGGATTGTAATTGACGCCCTCCTTGACTCTGAATATGTGTATCGGGAATATCGGCGTCTCGCCAAATCCCAGGCCTGCTTCCTGGGCAAGAAGCACGTTCTTTATTACCATGCGTCCTTCGGGAGACGTGTCCATGCCGTAGTTTATAGACGAGAACGGCGTCTGCGCGCCTGCGCGCGAGTGCATGGTGTTAAGGTTGTGGATAAGCGCTTCCATGGCCTGATAAGTCGCGCGGTCAGTCTCTTTAACGGCGCGCTCGTGTGCGTAACCCTGTATT encodes the following:
- the nrdG gene encoding anaerobic ribonucleoside-triphosphate reductase activating protein; this encodes MDNNDEMIRMAGIVGDSITDGPGLRVAVFVQGCPHHCKGCHNPTTHDFEGGTPASVDDVYKIIKKHPLIKGVTFSGGEPFCQASPLAVLAKRIKADGLELAVYSGYTFEELMKLSKNDESVLELLKYCDTLIDGRFVLAQRSLSIRFRGSKNQRIIDVPKSLKEGRAVLDTTERWNG
- a CDS encoding anaerobic ribonucleoside triphosphate reductase; translation: MIKEIVKRDGRRVPYSAEKISSAIHKAMLACGRDDLGECDRLTHLVESELEDHFEHSAPGVEQIQDIVERVLMANGYARVAKQYILYRANRTKVREMNTVLMKIYEELTFADAEESDMKRDNANIDGDTAMGVMLKYGSEGAKEFYVKYILRPEHTEAHKNGDIHIHDLDFYTLTTTCCQIDIKKLFAGGFSTGHGYLREPNDIQSYAALACIAIQSNQNDQHGGQSIPNFDYGLADGVAKTFVKRYSQAVANAADLLSEGSGIDDRTIRDFAKKTFEEKGIRPSLVQSEEYTKLEHEYLMSFLKDEELTSKIQGYAHERAVKETDRATYQAMEALIHNLNTMHSRAGAQTPFSSINYGMDTSPEGRMVIKNVLLAQEAGLGFGETPIFPIHIFRVKEGVNYNPGEPNYDLFQLACRVSAKRLFPNFSFIDAPFNKQYYKEGRPETEISYMGCRTRVMGNVYDPEREISFGRGNLSFTSINLPRIAIRANKNIDFFFEELERKMDLVSQQLLDRFEIQSKKRVRNYPFLMGQGIWIDSDKLGRKDYVGEILKHGTLSIGFIGLAETLVALTGKHHGESIESRNLGLEIVGFMRHYLDEKSKEMGLNFSLLATPAEGLSGRFVRIDKKKFGIIPGVTDREYYTNSFHVPVYYNISAFDKIQIEAPYHALTNAGHITYVELDGDTASNIEAFESIVRAMHDAGVGYGSINHPVDRDPVCGYTGVIGDECPGCGRHENDVLPEFERIRRITGYLVGTLERFNDAKAAEERDRVKHTGA